In Flavobacterium sp., a single window of DNA contains:
- the ilvC gene encoding ketol-acid reductoisomerase, translating to MANYFNTLPLRLQLEQLGVCEFMEQSEFADGISALAGKKVVIVGCGAQGLNQGLNMRDSGLDISYALRADAIAEKRASYKNATENGFKVGTYEELIPTADLVCNLTPDKQHTSVVNAIMPLMKKDATLAYSHGFNIVEEGMQIREDLTVIMCAPKCPGSEVREEYKRGFGVPTLIAVHPENDPNGFGLDQAKAYAVATGGHKAGVLRSSFVAEVKSDLMGEQTILCGLLQTGSILCFDKMVEKGIDPAYASKLIQYGWETITEALKHGGITNMMDRLNNPSKIEAYELAEELKDIMRPLFQKHQDDIISGEFSRTMMIDWANDDVNLLKWRAATGETNFEKTAPQEAPISEQEYFDNGVLMIAMVKAGVELAFETMTEAGIIEESAYYESLHELPLIANTIARKKLFEMNRVISDTAEYGCYLFDHACKPLLTEFMKKVETNIIGKPFSTSNGVDNNVLIAVNKEIRQHPIEEVGAWLRESMTAMKKIV from the coding sequence ATGGCAAATTATTTCAACACATTACCACTTAGATTACAATTAGAGCAACTTGGAGTTTGCGAATTTATGGAGCAGTCAGAGTTTGCAGACGGAATTTCAGCATTAGCAGGAAAAAAAGTTGTCATTGTAGGCTGTGGTGCACAAGGTTTGAATCAAGGTTTAAACATGAGAGATTCAGGTTTAGATATTTCTTACGCATTGCGTGCAGATGCAATTGCTGAAAAGAGAGCTTCATATAAAAATGCAACTGAAAATGGATTTAAAGTAGGTACTTATGAAGAGTTGATTCCAACAGCTGATTTAGTTTGTAATCTTACTCCGGACAAACAACACACATCTGTAGTAAATGCTATTATGCCATTAATGAAAAAAGATGCTACTTTAGCTTATTCTCACGGTTTTAACATTGTTGAAGAAGGAATGCAGATTCGTGAAGACCTTACAGTTATTATGTGTGCTCCTAAATGTCCAGGTTCTGAGGTTCGTGAAGAATATAAAAGAGGTTTTGGTGTGCCAACACTTATTGCAGTTCACCCGGAAAACGATCCAAACGGATTTGGTTTAGATCAGGCAAAAGCTTACGCTGTAGCAACTGGAGGACACAAAGCAGGAGTTTTAAGATCATCTTTCGTAGCTGAAGTAAAATCAGATTTAATGGGTGAGCAGACTATCCTTTGCGGATTGTTGCAAACTGGATCTATTTTATGTTTTGATAAAATGGTTGAAAAAGGAATCGATCCTGCATACGCTTCAAAATTAATTCAATACGGATGGGAAACTATCACTGAGGCTTTAAAACACGGTGGAATCACCAACATGATGGATCGTTTAAATAATCCTTCTAAAATTGAAGCTTACGAATTGGCAGAAGAATTGAAAGACATCATGCGTCCGTTATTCCAAAAACACCAGGATGATATTATTTCTGGAGAATTCTCTAGAACTATGATGATTGACTGGGCAAATGATGATGTTAATTTATTGAAATGGAGAGCTGCAACGGGAGAAACTAACTTCGAAAAAACAGCTCCACAGGAAGCTCCAATCTCAGAGCAGGAATATTTTGATAATGGAGTTTTAATGATTGCTATGGTAAAAGCTGGTGTTGAATTGGCTTTTGAAACAATGACAGAGGCAGGAATCATCGAAGAATCAGCTTATTATGAGTCATTACACGAATTGCCATTAATTGCAAACACAATCGCAAGAAAGAAATTATTCGAAATGAACCGCGTAATTTCTGATACAGCTGAGTACGGATGTTATTTATTCGATCACGCATGTAAGCCATTGTTGACAGAATTCATGAAAAAAGTAGAAACAAATATTATTGGTAAACCATTTTCAACTTCAAATGGAGTAGATAATAATGTTTTAATTGCTGTAAACAAAGAAATTCGTCAGCATCCAATCGAAGAAGTAGGAGCTTGGTTAAGAGAGTCTATGACGGCGATGAAAAAAATTGTATAA
- the acs gene encoding acetate--CoA ligase, whose amino-acid sequence MSYYKIENLEQYFKHYNKSIREPRKFWGKIAEENFTWYQQWEKVVDFNMADAEVKWFTDAKVNITKNCIDRHLSKRGEKTAIIFEPNDPSESALHISYNELYERVSKMANVLREQGVRKGDRVCIYLPMIPELAVSVLACARIGAIHSVVFAGFSASAVSARIIDSECKMVITSDGGYRGNKTIDLKGIVDEALDTCPSVSKVLVVKRTKTEVAMKEGRDIWLQPLLDAALDNSVAEIMDAEDPLFILYTSGSTGKPKGMVHTTAGYMVYTAYTFKNVFSYEENDIFWCTADIGWITGHSYILYGPLLNGATTVIFEGVPSYPDFSRFWDIIEKHKITQFYTAPTAIRSLAKESLDYIQKYPLKSLKVIGSVGEPINEEAWHWFNDHVGDKRCPVVDTWWQTETGGIMISPIAFVTPTKPTYATLPLPGIQPVLMDEKRNEIEGNQVVGSLCIKFPWPGIARTIWNDHDRYKETYFSAFPGKYFTGDGALRDEVGYYRITGRVDDVVIVSGHNLGTAPIEDAINEHPAVAESAIVGFPHDIKGNALYGYVILKETGEVRNKENLSKEINQYIADHIGPIAKLDKIQFVSGLPKTRSGKIMRRILRKIAEGDFSNFGDTTTLLNPEIVDEISKDRIA is encoded by the coding sequence ATGAGTTATTATAAAATTGAAAATTTAGAACAATATTTTAAACATTACAATAAGTCAATAAGAGAGCCAAGAAAATTTTGGGGAAAAATTGCCGAAGAAAATTTTACTTGGTACCAACAGTGGGAAAAAGTTGTTGATTTTAATATGGCCGATGCAGAAGTAAAATGGTTTACAGATGCAAAGGTTAACATTACAAAAAACTGTATCGATAGACACTTAAGCAAAAGAGGAGAAAAAACGGCTATTATTTTTGAACCAAATGATCCATCTGAAAGCGCTTTACATATAAGTTATAACGAATTATACGAACGAGTATCCAAAATGGCAAACGTTTTGCGCGAGCAGGGAGTTCGTAAAGGCGACCGCGTTTGTATTTATTTACCAATGATTCCGGAATTGGCAGTTTCTGTTTTGGCCTGCGCCAGAATTGGGGCAATTCACTCAGTAGTTTTTGCCGGATTTTCTGCTTCTGCAGTTTCTGCGAGAATTATCGACAGCGAATGTAAAATGGTAATTACTTCTGATGGAGGTTACAGAGGAAACAAAACAATTGATTTAAAAGGAATTGTTGATGAAGCTTTGGATACGTGTCCGTCAGTTTCTAAAGTTCTAGTTGTAAAAAGAACTAAAACTGAAGTTGCAATGAAAGAAGGACGTGACATTTGGTTACAGCCTTTATTAGACGCAGCTCTTGATAATAGTGTTGCAGAAATTATGGATGCCGAAGATCCGTTGTTTATTTTATATACTTCAGGATCAACAGGAAAACCAAAAGGAATGGTTCATACAACAGCTGGTTACATGGTATACACAGCATATACATTCAAAAATGTTTTCAGTTACGAAGAAAATGATATTTTCTGGTGTACTGCTGATATCGGATGGATTACCGGACACTCATATATTTTATACGGACCATTATTAAATGGTGCTACAACCGTAATTTTTGAAGGAGTTCCGTCTTATCCTGATTTTAGCCGTTTCTGGGATATTATCGAAAAACATAAAATCACACAATTTTATACAGCACCAACAGCAATTCGTTCATTAGCAAAAGAAAGTTTAGATTACATTCAAAAATATCCTTTAAAATCTCTTAAAGTTATTGGATCAGTTGGAGAACCAATCAACGAAGAAGCTTGGCACTGGTTCAACGACCACGTAGGAGATAAGAGATGTCCGGTTGTAGATACTTGGTGGCAGACAGAAACAGGTGGAATCATGATTTCGCCAATTGCTTTCGTAACACCAACAAAACCAACTTATGCCACTTTACCATTACCGGGAATTCAGCCGGTTTTAATGGATGAAAAACGTAATGAAATTGAAGGAAATCAAGTTGTGGGAAGTTTATGTATTAAATTCCCTTGGCCTGGAATCGCCAGAACTATCTGGAATGATCATGACCGTTACAAAGAAACCTATTTCTCTGCTTTCCCAGGAAAATACTTCACAGGAGATGGTGCATTACGTGATGAAGTTGGGTATTACAGAATTACGGGTAGAGTTGATGATGTTGTAATTGTTTCAGGACATAATTTAGGTACAGCGCCGATTGAAGATGCTATCAACGAACATCCTGCTGTTGCAGAATCTGCAATTGTTGGATTCCCTCACGATATTAAAGGAAACGCTTTATACGGTTATGTTATTTTGAAAGAAACCGGAGAAGTTAGAAATAAAGAGAATTTATCTAAAGAGATTAACCAATACATTGCAGATCACATTGGGCCAATTGCAAAATTAGATAAAATCCAATTCGTATCTGGTTTACCAAAAACACGTTCAGGAAAAATTATGCGTAGAATTTTGCGTAAAATCGCAGAAGGAGATTTCTCTAACTTTGGAGACACTACAACTTTGTTAAATCCGGAAATTGTTGATGAAATTAGTAAAGACAGGATTGCTTAA
- a CDS encoding 3'-5' exonuclease, whose product MLDWIKNINKEYPEFWKDYLTKLEAKPNKFVVLSTETSGLNPNKDVILSLGAFAVIDDSIVIKENFEAVLLQYKFLEENGISNEFIIESKMNKMPEAEALEAFINFIGNAVLVGHHINFDIEMLNAALERLDCGRLKNEALDIDVMYRKLTDINDKQFSLNDLCEIYKIPKSDRNSSAEDAYKIGLLFLKLKSRLGIK is encoded by the coding sequence ATGCTAGACTGGATTAAAAACATTAATAAGGAATATCCGGAATTCTGGAAAGATTACTTAACAAAACTTGAAGCAAAACCAAACAAATTTGTGGTTTTGTCAACCGAAACTTCGGGTTTAAATCCTAACAAGGACGTTATTTTATCTTTGGGAGCCTTTGCTGTTATTGATGACAGTATTGTAATTAAGGAAAATTTCGAAGCTGTTTTGCTTCAATATAAATTTCTGGAAGAAAATGGAATTTCTAATGAATTTATTATTGAAAGCAAAATGAATAAAATGCCTGAAGCTGAAGCTTTGGAAGCATTTATTAATTTTATCGGAAATGCGGTTTTGGTTGGCCATCATATCAATTTTGATATTGAAATGCTAAACGCCGCCCTTGAAAGACTGGATTGTGGAAGATTAAAAAATGAAGCGCTTGATATTGATGTTATGTACCGCAAATTAACCGATATTAATGACAAACAGTTTTCATTAAACGATTTATGCGAAATTTACAAAATCCCAAAAAGCGATAGAAACTCTTCTGCAGAAGATGCTTATAAAATTGGGCTTTTGTTTTTGAAATTGAAATCTCGTTTGGGAATTAAATAG
- a CDS encoding DUF294 nucleotidyltransferase-like domain-containing protein, producing the protein MNTIAEHIADFLKEYPPFDNLTFQELSDIATNIRVINLEKHAVLFQNNDPLHDSFYVVASGIINLTTIADAEETIINKCHEGDIFGLRPFFAKNNYMMTAKAREESIVYAIPIAVFRPFVANNSDVLNFLLESFAMNSRHTKDNARSNGKLDTNGTYIDQQSEMQYIQSLAYNNSPLTTESQHIIKDVAILMTESMVDNIIVCEKNHPIGIVTHADLSSKIATGRYPITETIDKIMSSPVVTVLENVSLAEAQLLMLKHNVSHLCVTKDGTSKSSVKGIISEHDLIVAQASNPGVLIKEIKRSQLPKDLKQIRDRLSDLIQNSIQKNIPISHVSNIASEINLAIIKRAVELSILDLGSPPARFAWLSIGSQGRKEQLLLTDQDSILVFEDVAPEKYREVKDYFLRLAKRATAILEKVGYDYCPNGHMGSNMLWCKSLSDWTKQYNSWMNTPGENSNDLSSIFFDYEIVIGEPKIEEVIENVVFKNAVNNTLFFDFLGNDALRRNSPLSFFKKFIIEEEGPQKGKFDIKTRALMPLIDSARLLILSANIKGIKNTYLRFKQLAITDSKNAEIYLSCAEAFLTLSKFRTVEGLKNDDSGQYINLREMSKTDKEKLKNALSPMKDLEELIKSKFQLTQFS; encoded by the coding sequence ATGAATACAATTGCTGAGCATATTGCTGATTTTTTAAAAGAATACCCGCCGTTTGATAATTTAACTTTTCAGGAATTATCAGATATTGCTACCAATATTCGTGTCATTAATTTAGAAAAACATGCAGTATTGTTTCAAAATAATGATCCATTGCACGACAGCTTTTATGTTGTGGCCTCTGGTATCATTAATTTAACAACAATTGCTGATGCTGAGGAAACTATTATAAATAAATGCCACGAAGGAGATATTTTTGGTTTACGTCCGTTTTTTGCCAAAAATAACTATATGATGACAGCAAAAGCTCGCGAAGAAAGTATTGTATATGCAATTCCTATTGCTGTTTTCCGTCCTTTTGTAGCTAATAATTCAGATGTTTTAAACTTTTTATTGGAAAGTTTTGCCATGAATTCCAGACATACGAAAGATAATGCACGTTCTAACGGTAAATTAGATACGAATGGCACTTATATCGATCAGCAGTCTGAAATGCAGTACATACAATCGCTTGCCTATAATAATTCACCATTAACTACAGAATCTCAGCACATTATTAAAGATGTTGCGATTTTAATGACAGAATCGATGGTAGACAATATTATAGTTTGTGAAAAAAATCACCCGATTGGTATTGTAACACATGCCGATTTATCATCTAAAATTGCAACCGGTCGTTATCCTATTACCGAAACAATTGACAAAATCATGTCATCACCTGTTGTTACTGTCCTTGAAAATGTTTCTTTAGCCGAGGCCCAGCTTTTAATGCTAAAGCACAATGTTTCTCACTTATGCGTTACTAAAGACGGTACCAGCAAATCTTCTGTAAAAGGAATTATTTCTGAGCACGATCTTATTGTAGCTCAAGCCAGTAACCCTGGTGTCTTAATTAAAGAAATTAAGCGTTCACAGCTGCCAAAAGATTTAAAACAAATTCGCGATCGATTATCTGATTTGATTCAGAATTCGATTCAAAAAAATATTCCTATTTCTCATGTTAGCAATATTGCAAGTGAAATTAACCTTGCTATTATAAAACGTGCTGTAGAATTATCAATTTTAGATTTAGGCTCCCCTCCTGCCAGATTTGCATGGTTAAGTATTGGTAGTCAAGGACGTAAGGAACAGCTTTTACTGACAGATCAGGACAGTATTTTGGTTTTTGAAGATGTTGCTCCGGAAAAATACAGAGAAGTAAAAGATTATTTTTTAAGATTAGCAAAAAGAGCAACTGCAATCCTTGAAAAAGTAGGATATGACTATTGTCCAAACGGACATATGGGAAGCAATATGCTTTGGTGTAAATCATTGAGCGACTGGACAAAACAATACAACAGCTGGATGAATACTCCAGGTGAAAACAGTAACGATCTAAGCAGTATTTTCTTTGATTACGAGATTGTAATTGGTGAACCAAAAATCGAAGAAGTTATCGAAAATGTGGTATTTAAAAATGCTGTAAACAATACTTTATTCTTTGACTTTTTAGGAAATGATGCTTTGAGAAGAAATTCTCCTTTAAGTTTCTTTAAAAAATTCATTATCGAAGAAGAAGGTCCGCAGAAAGGCAAATTTGATATTAAAACACGTGCTTTAATGCCGCTTATTGACAGTGCACGTTTATTAATTTTGAGTGCCAATATTAAAGGAATTAAAAATACATATTTAAGATTCAAACAATTAGCAATCACCGACTCTAAAAACGCTGAAATATATTTAAGCTGTGCCGAAGCATTTTTAACGCTTTCTAAGTTTAGAACAGTTGAGGGTTTAAAAAATGACGATTCAGGGCAATATATCAATTTACGAGAAATGTCTAAAACAGATAAAGAGAAATTAAAAAATGCTTTATCTCCTATGAAAGACCTTGAAGAACTGATTAAGAGTAAATTTCAACTGACGCAATTCTCGTAA
- a CDS encoding multidrug effflux MFS transporter encodes MTTKKYIQLILILGSLTALGPFSIDMYLPGFSDIAADLNTSVAKVSMSLSSYFIGISAGQLLYGPLLDRFGRKKPLFLGLMVYILASLGCVFVKDIDSFIFLRFVQAIGSCAATVASVAMVRDLFPVKDIPKVFSLLMLVLGLSPMLAPTIGGYVTEDYGWHTVFVILLFMGTAILIASQVGLPNSYKPDSSISLKPKPIITNFLNVLKEPQFYTYAFTGAIAFSGLFTYVAASPIIFMNIYHVDAKTYGWIFAFMSVSFIGSSQLNSLLLKKFSSEQMIFTALIMQSVISIVFLVLSVNNLLGLYQTIVMLFLFLGCLGISNPNTAGLTMAPFAKNAGSASALMGAIQLGLGALASFAVGVFVKDSVAPMVLIMTVTTIIAFIVLNIGRRFIKNKVEVSENDDTVVGH; translated from the coding sequence ATGACAACAAAAAAATACATTCAGCTTATCCTTATTTTAGGTTCTTTAACCGCACTTGGCCCTTTTTCAATCGATATGTATTTACCTGGTTTCTCTGATATTGCAGCAGATTTGAATACATCTGTTGCGAAAGTTTCTATGAGTTTATCCAGTTATTTTATTGGTATTTCTGCCGGACAGTTGCTTTATGGACCATTATTAGACCGTTTTGGACGCAAAAAACCTTTATTTTTAGGATTGATGGTCTATATTCTGGCTTCTTTAGGATGTGTTTTTGTAAAAGATATTGATTCTTTTATTTTCTTACGTTTTGTTCAGGCTATCGGAAGCTGTGCCGCAACGGTTGCTTCTGTAGCAATGGTTCGTGATTTATTTCCTGTAAAAGATATCCCAAAAGTATTTTCTCTTTTAATGCTTGTTTTAGGGCTTTCACCAATGCTGGCGCCTACAATTGGCGGTTATGTAACCGAAGATTATGGCTGGCATACTGTGTTTGTTATATTATTATTTATGGGAACTGCTATTTTGATAGCTTCACAAGTTGGTCTTCCTAATAGTTATAAACCGGATAGTTCGATTTCGCTTAAACCTAAACCTATAATTACCAACTTTTTAAATGTGCTGAAAGAGCCTCAGTTTTATACGTATGCATTTACGGGTGCAATAGCTTTTTCTGGATTATTTACTTATGTAGCAGCCTCTCCTATTATTTTTATGAATATTTATCATGTAGACGCTAAAACATACGGATGGATTTTTGCCTTTATGTCGGTTAGTTTTATTGGCTCAAGTCAGCTAAATTCTCTTTTGCTAAAGAAATTTTCAAGCGAACAAATGATTTTTACGGCTTTGATTATGCAGTCTGTAATTAGTATTGTTTTTCTGGTACTTTCAGTAAACAACTTATTAGGATTATATCAAACAATTGTAATGTTGTTTTTGTTTTTAGGCTGTTTGGGAATTTCAAATCCAAATACGGCTGGATTAACGATGGCGCCTTTTGCAAAAAATGCCGGAAGCGCATCTGCATTGATGGGTGCAATTCAATTAGGTTTGGGAGCGTTGGCTTCGTTTGCTGTTGGGGTTTTCGTTAAAGATTCTGTAGCGCCTATGGTTTTAATTATGACCGTAACAACAATTATTGCTTTTATAGTTTTAAATATCGGAAGACGTTTTATCAAAAATAAAGTCGAAGTTTCTGAAAATGATGATACTGTAGTTGGACATTAA